A region of Asterias amurensis chromosome 20, ASM3211899v1 DNA encodes the following proteins:
- the LOC139952750 gene encoding protein phosphatase 1 regulatory subunit 42-like: protein MVKLTIDLIARASSSTRKKREESVPQYLKRLTHLSFAERNIHEIDDLSQCRNLSVLYLYDNSINKVPNLGFAANLTHLYLQNNLISQIELLSPLQKLSKLYLGGNCITVLEGFEKLQQLTELHVEQQRIPKGEKLLFDPRSLAALSSCLQVFNVSGNRLDDIADLRLLQNLTQFVCTDNKLRDLKTLGNVLAWWPHLWRLDLTGNPLCQKAKYRDRVIVMNESLAVLDGKEINQTEKAFLMSWKEAKEMKRKQREELEQRRPDLDGVGQPPLPISGSGRELPPVMPPKGSKSKHSGLKNIYIMPSMVGGKKRFEAVLAKSQSLPNSASKLKDSQSYTTPMRQIVAPGLLRKSQSDLERSARVMMMHDSRHPVHHRETTSLGLSNGDASHLIMNGNHTVPTTVLL from the exons ATGGTAAAGCTGACCATAGATTTGATTGCAAGGGCGTCAAGTAGCACGAGGAAGAAACGAGAAGAGAGTGTGCCGCAATATCTCAAGAGGTTAACACACTTATCATTCGCAGAAAGGAACATACATGAAATT GATGACCTTTCACAATGTCGGAATCTCTCGGTGCTGTATCTCTATGACAACAGTATTAACAAAGTCCCCAACTTGGGCTTCGCTGCCAACCTGACCCATCTGTACCTGCAGAATAATCTCATCTCACAGATTGAACTGTTATCACCGCTGCAAAAACTCTCAAAATT GTATCTTGGAGGTAATTGCATAACAGTTCTTGAAGGTTTTGAGAAATTGCAGCAACTGACGGAACTTCATGTAGAACAACAGAGGATACCCAAGGGTGAAAAGCTTCTATTCGACCCACGGTCTCTTGCCGCACTCTCG TCATGTCTGCAGGTGTTCAACGTTTCCGGAAACCGTCTCGATGACATTGCCGACTTGCGTCTCCTTCAGAACCTGACGCAGTTTGTCTGCACGGACAACAAGCTACGAGACCTGAAGACGCTCGGCAATGTGCTAGCCTGGTGGCCACACCTTTGGAGGCTGGACCTCACGGGGAATCCACTATGTCAAAAGGCAAAGTACAGGGACAGGGTGATTGTTATGAATGAGTCGCTGG CTGTCTTGGATGGGAAGGAGATCAACCAGACTGAGAAGGCTTTCTTAATGAGTTGGAAAGAAGCAAAGGAGATGAAGAGGAAACAGAGAGAAGAGTTAGAGCAGAGGAGACCAGATCTTGATGGCGTCGGTCAACCACCACTACCTATCAGTGGCTCAG GTCGTGAGCTACCTCCGGTCATGCCACCCAAAGGTTCCAAATCCAAGCATAGTGGACTGAAGAACATCTACATCATGCCAAGTATGGTCGGCGGGAAGAAACGTTTTGAAGCCGTCTTGGCCAAGTCTCAGAGTCTACCGAACTCGGCGTCCAAACTGAAGGATTCTCAAAGTTATACGACCCCCATGAGGCAAATAGTGGCTCCTGGACTACTAAGGAAGAGTCAGAGTGACTTGGAACGATCAGCGAG AGTAATGATGATGCACGACTCACGACATCCTGTTCATCATCGTGAGACGACGTCTCTTGGTCTATCCAACGGTGATGCTTCTCACCTGATTATGAACGGTAACCACACAGTGCCAACGACTGTACTCTTGTAG